The sequence TACGCCGCCTCCAGCGGTCCGTGGACGAGCTCGCCGTCGCTGAACTCCAGGGTCAGGCCGTCGCCGTCGCCGATCTCCGCCGCGCGCCTGAGCGCGTCCAGCTCCGCGGTGCTGTTGCCCTCGACGGCCCGGTCGATGAGTGCGAGGGCGTCCGGGTCGTCGTCCACGGCGGCGTAGTCGTGGATCAGGGCGACGCTGGAGCCGCCGTCCCCGTCCGGCATGATCCGCCAGGTCCCGCGCATCTCGGCGACCGGAGCGCTCGGCTCGGCCTGCGCGAACTCGACGGTCCGCGCGCCGGCGTCGAGGGCGCGCCGCGACACCCAGGTGCGGAGCGCGCCGTTGGCGAGCGCCCAGATCCGGATGCGCTCCGCCCGGTCGTCGCCGGAGACGCGGACGGCGTGCACGGTCGGCGGGAAATGCACCGGCCAGGACGTCACGTCCGCCACGATCCGGTAGACCGCGTCCGGCGGCGCCGCGATCCGCGTGGTGTGCTCGGTGTGCCGGATGGTCGCCGCGGTGTCTTCTCGCAGGGTCATACGCCGCTCCTCAGAAGTTGCCGAGCCCGCCGCAGACGTTGATCGCCTGGGCCGTGACCGCGCCGGTGTCGGGACCGGCCAGGTAGGCGACCATCGCGGCGACCTCCTCGGGCGTGGTGTAGCGGCCCAGCGGGATCTTCGCCTCGAACCGGGCCAGCACCTCGCCCTCGGTGACGTCCCAGTAGTCGGCGTAGCCGCGCCGGATGTTCTCCGCCATGGGCGTCTCGACGTAGCCGGGGCAGACGGCGTTGACGGTGACGCCGCTCTTGGCCAGTTCCAGGCCGAGCGCCTTGGTGAAGCCGACGACGCCGTGCTTGGACGCCGAGTACGGCGCTCCGAGGACGACGCCCTGCTTGCCCGCCGTGGACGCGATGTTGATGACGCGTCCCCACCCGGCGTCCTTGAGACCGGACGCCAGGAACGCGCGCGTCACGCGGAAGACGCTGGTCAGGTTGGTGGCGATGACGTCGTCCCACAGTTCGTCGGGGATCTCGGCGGTCTGCCCGCCGCCGCCCCGGCCGACGTTGTTGACCAGGACGTTGACCCGTCCCGCCGCGTTGGCCTCCTCGACCACGGAACGGACCTGGCCGGCGTCGCGGACGTCGCAGGGGGCGCCGTCCACGTCGCCGCCCGCGTCCCGCAGCTCCTTGATCGTTCCGGCGACGGCGTCGGCGTCGCGCGCGCAGATGAACACCCGCGCGCCCTCGCCGGCCAGCCGCTCGGCGACCGCGCGGCCGATGCCGCTGGTCGCCCCGCTCACGAAGGCGTGGCGGTCGCGCTGCTCGCTCATCGTCCCTTCTCCTTCCCATCGGCGTCCGGTTGCCCGGGCGGCAGGGCCGCCCGGATGACCCCGGCC is a genomic window of Actinomadura citrea containing:
- a CDS encoding aromatase/cyclase yields the protein MTLREDTAATIRHTEHTTRIAAPPDAVYRIVADVTSWPVHFPPTVHAVRVSGDDRAERIRIWALANGALRTWVSRRALDAGARTVEFAQAEPSAPVAEMRGTWRIMPDGDGGSSVALIHDYAAVDDDPDALALIDRAVEGNSTAELDALRRAAEIGDGDGLTLEFSDGELVHGPLEAAYDFVNECDRWPERLPHVLRVALTEDEPGLQFMEMDTRSPDGSAHTTASGRVCVPGERIVYKQTTTPPVMRTHNGEWLFEDAGGGAVRVTSRHTVVIDPEALPGPAAGGMDLPAVREKIRETLGANSRATLRAAKRYAENERSGK
- a CDS encoding SDR family NAD(P)-dependent oxidoreductase gives rise to the protein MSEQRDRHAFVSGATSGIGRAVAERLAGEGARVFICARDADAVAGTIKELRDAGGDVDGAPCDVRDAGQVRSVVEEANAAGRVNVLVNNVGRGGGGQTAEIPDELWDDVIATNLTSVFRVTRAFLASGLKDAGWGRVINIASTAGKQGVVLGAPYSASKHGVVGFTKALGLELAKSGVTVNAVCPGYVETPMAENIRRGYADYWDVTEGEVLARFEAKIPLGRYTTPEEVAAMVAYLAGPDTGAVTAQAINVCGGLGNF